From Rhizobium favelukesii, the proteins below share one genomic window:
- a CDS encoding NAD-dependent succinate-semialdehyde dehydrogenase codes for MAFTTALTKHVPFSSPFLRDAGYINGTWTAGGASKTFDVLNPATGEVLASLPDMGAAETREAIDAAYAAQPAWAARPAKERAGILRKWFDLMVAHADELAAILTAEMGKPFAEARGEILYAAAYVEWYAEEAKRIYGETIPAPSNDKRMIVIKQPVGVVGTITPWNFPAAMITRKIAPALAVGCAVVSKPAEQTPLSALALAVLAEQAGMPAGVFNVIVGEDGPAIGKELCGNEKVRKISFTGSTEVGRILMRQCADQIKKISLELGGNAPFIVFDDADLDAAVEGALASKYRNAGQTCVCANRLYVQSGVYDAFAAKLSAKVETMAVGDGFKAGVTIGPLIDEQGLAKVESHVADAVSKGARILTGGKRVEGAGTFFTPTVLTGVTREMKVAREETFGPVAPLFRFDTVEDVIAQANDTEFGLAAYFFAGDLKKVWRVAEALEYGMVGINTGLMSTETAPFGGIKQSGLGREGSRHGAEDYLEMKYLCMGNV; via the coding sequence ATGGCATTCACGACTGCACTGACAAAGCACGTACCCTTCTCCTCGCCCTTCCTGCGCGATGCCGGTTACATCAATGGCACCTGGACAGCCGGTGGCGCCAGCAAGACCTTCGATGTCCTCAATCCTGCGACCGGTGAGGTTCTGGCCTCGCTGCCCGACATGGGTGCCGCCGAAACGCGGGAAGCGATCGATGCCGCCTATGCCGCGCAGCCGGCCTGGGCCGCGCGCCCTGCCAAGGAACGCGCCGGGATCCTGCGCAAATGGTTCGATCTGATGGTCGCCCATGCCGATGAGCTGGCTGCCATCCTCACCGCTGAAATGGGCAAGCCTTTCGCGGAGGCCCGTGGCGAGATTCTTTACGCCGCCGCCTATGTCGAATGGTACGCGGAGGAAGCCAAGCGCATCTATGGCGAAACGATCCCGGCGCCGTCGAACGACAAGCGCATGATCGTCATCAAGCAGCCCGTCGGCGTCGTCGGCACGATCACGCCCTGGAATTTTCCGGCAGCGATGATCACCCGCAAGATCGCACCGGCGCTAGCCGTCGGCTGCGCGGTTGTCTCCAAGCCGGCCGAGCAGACGCCGCTGTCGGCACTGGCACTTGCAGTTCTTGCCGAGCAGGCCGGCATGCCGGCCGGCGTCTTCAACGTCATCGTCGGCGAGGACGGCCCGGCGATCGGCAAGGAACTCTGCGGCAACGAGAAGGTGCGCAAGATCAGCTTCACCGGATCGACCGAGGTTGGCCGCATTCTGATGCGCCAGTGCGCCGATCAGATCAAGAAGATCAGCCTCGAGCTCGGCGGCAACGCGCCGTTCATCGTCTTTGACGATGCCGATCTTGATGCGGCGGTCGAGGGTGCGTTGGCGTCGAAGTATCGCAATGCGGGCCAGACCTGCGTCTGCGCCAACCGCCTCTATGTCCAGTCCGGCGTCTACGACGCCTTTGCCGCCAAGCTTTCGGCGAAGGTCGAGACGATGGCGGTCGGTGACGGCTTCAAGGCAGGCGTGACGATCGGCCCGCTGATTGATGAGCAGGGGCTGGCGAAGGTCGAAAGCCATGTGGCGGATGCCGTCTCGAAGGGGGCCAGGATCCTGACGGGCGGAAAGCGCGTCGAAGGTGCCGGCACCTTCTTCACGCCGACCGTGCTCACCGGCGTTACCCGCGAGATGAAGGTCGCGCGTGAGGAGACGTTCGGTCCCGTCGCGCCGCTCTTCCGCTTCGATACGGTCGAGGATGTCATCGCCCAGGCCAACGACACCGAGTTCGGTCTCGCCGCCTATTTCTTCGCCGGTGACCTCAAGAAAGTCTGGCGCGTCGCCGAGGCGCTCGAATACGGGATGGTGGGCATCAACACTGGTCTGATGTCGACGGAAACGGCGCCTTTCGGTGGCATCAAGCAATCCGGACTTGGCCGCGAGGGCTCGCGTCACGGTGCCGAGGACTATCTCGAGATGAAATATCTCTGCATGGGCAATGTCTGA
- a CDS encoding PACE efflux transporter, which produces MRRAADRIRHAISFELIGLALVTPLGALAFGMPIADIGVVGVVGATLATMWNYIYNLGFDHSMQRLTGSTRKSVGIRVAHAVMFEVGLLLALLPMIAWYLGVSVIQALMMDVSFALFYMVYALVVNWAYDRVFPLPDWQPAAQASQS; this is translated from the coding sequence ATGCGTAGAGCCGCAGATCGTATCCGTCACGCCATCAGCTTCGAACTCATCGGACTCGCGCTCGTCACGCCGCTCGGCGCGCTCGCCTTCGGCATGCCGATTGCCGATATCGGCGTGGTCGGCGTGGTCGGCGCGACGCTGGCGACGATGTGGAACTATATTTACAATCTCGGCTTCGATCATTCGATGCAGCGTCTGACCGGCAGTACGCGCAAGAGCGTCGGCATCCGCGTGGCGCACGCGGTCATGTTCGAGGTGGGGTTGCTGCTGGCGCTGCTGCCGATGATCGCCTGGTACCTCGGTGTCAGTGTCATTCAGGCCCTGATGATGGACGTGTCGTTCGCGCTTTTCTACATGGTCTACGCCTTGGTCGTCAACTGGGCCTATGACCGTGTCTTCCCGCTGCCGGATTGGCAGCCCGCAGCGCAAGCATCGCAAAGCTAG
- the uxaC gene encoding glucuronate isomerase yields MDVGNGFLHPDRLFPADPTTRTIARDLYETVRTLPIVSPHGHTEPSWFADDKPFDDASSLLVIPDHYLFRMLHSVGVKLDDLGVPRLDGKPVAKGRDIWRAFAAQYHLFRCTPSSLWVDHAMSAVLGCEEPLTPDNADALYDHINAQLALPEFRPRALHKRFGIETIATTEGALDPLVHHQKMAEDGWIGRVRTTYRPDGVTDPDAVGFRENLVRLGELTDCDVTKWDGLIEAHRKRRAYFRQYGATATDHGVPAAFTADLPLADKQRLLDKAHKGTLSTEDAELFRGQMLTEMAGLSAEDGMTMQIHAGSRRNTDRELFQTRGPNMGADIPMPTDWVGGLAAMLAKYGHAPSLRVLLFTLDETTYARELAPMAGHWPCLMIGPPWWFHDSPNGIRRYLDQVVETAGFANLAGFNDDTRALLSIPARHDVWRREVCRFLAQFVTEHRMSRKEAEIVAGELSYGNAKKAYKL; encoded by the coding sequence ATGGATGTTGGAAACGGCTTTCTTCATCCGGACCGGCTCTTTCCGGCCGATCCGACAACACGCACGATCGCGCGGGACCTTTACGAGACCGTCCGGACGCTGCCGATCGTAAGCCCGCACGGCCATACAGAACCCTCGTGGTTTGCCGACGACAAGCCTTTCGACGATGCATCCTCGCTCCTCGTCATTCCGGATCACTATCTCTTCCGCATGCTGCATAGTGTTGGCGTCAAGCTCGACGATCTCGGCGTACCGCGCCTCGACGGTAAGCCGGTCGCCAAGGGCCGTGACATCTGGCGCGCTTTCGCTGCGCAGTACCATCTCTTCCGCTGCACGCCCTCCAGCCTGTGGGTCGATCACGCGATGTCGGCCGTGCTTGGTTGCGAGGAACCGCTGACGCCTGACAATGCCGATGCGCTCTACGACCACATCAACGCGCAGCTGGCGCTTCCGGAGTTCCGTCCGCGCGCCCTGCATAAACGTTTCGGCATCGAGACGATCGCCACGACCGAAGGCGCACTTGACCCACTGGTTCACCACCAGAAAATGGCGGAAGACGGCTGGATCGGCCGCGTCCGCACCACGTACCGCCCGGATGGCGTCACCGACCCGGATGCCGTCGGCTTCCGCGAAAACCTGGTGCGGCTTGGCGAACTGACCGATTGCGACGTGACGAAGTGGGACGGGCTGATCGAGGCTCACCGCAAACGCCGTGCCTATTTCCGCCAGTACGGCGCAACCGCCACAGACCACGGCGTTCCGGCGGCGTTTACCGCCGACCTGCCACTGGCCGATAAGCAGCGGCTGCTCGACAAGGCGCACAAGGGCACGCTGAGCACTGAGGATGCGGAGCTCTTCCGTGGCCAGATGCTGACCGAAATGGCCGGGCTTTCGGCCGAAGACGGCATGACGATGCAGATCCATGCCGGCTCGCGTCGTAATACCGACCGCGAGCTGTTCCAGACCCGCGGCCCGAACATGGGCGCCGATATCCCGATGCCGACGGATTGGGTCGGCGGGCTCGCTGCGATGCTTGCAAAGTATGGTCACGCCCCTAGCCTGCGCGTGCTCCTGTTCACGCTCGACGAGACGACCTATGCCCGCGAGCTGGCGCCGATGGCGGGCCATTGGCCGTGCCTGATGATCGGTCCGCCCTGGTGGTTCCACGACAGCCCGAACGGCATCCGCCGCTATCTCGACCAGGTGGTCGAGACGGCCGGTTTTGCCAATCTGGCCGGCTTCAACGACGACACACGCGCGCTTCTGTCGATCCCGGCACGCCACGATGTCTGGCGCCGCGAGGTCTGCCGCTTCCTGGCCCAGTTCGTGACGGAACACCGGATGTCCCGAAAGGAAGCAGAAATCGTCGCCGGCGAACTCTCCTATGGAAACGCGAAGAAGGCATACAAGCTGTGA
- a CDS encoding SlyX family protein, with protein MSEETSRMTKLEEIVAHQAKTIEELSEQLAEQWKVMEQTRAKLDRLTERFLSLEEQSLEAPAITQPPHY; from the coding sequence ATGTCCGAAGAGACGAGCCGCATGACGAAACTCGAGGAAATCGTCGCCCATCAGGCAAAGACGATCGAGGAATTGTCCGAGCAGCTGGCCGAGCAATGGAAGGTCATGGAACAGACGCGCGCCAAGCTTGACCGGTTGACGGAACGCTTCCTGTCGCTCGAGGAGCAATCGTTGGAAGCCCCAGCAATTACGCAGCCGCCGCACTACTGA